One Thermoanaerobacter pseudethanolicus ATCC 33223 DNA window includes the following coding sequences:
- a CDS encoding Nramp family divalent metal transporter — MEDRKTLWQKIASIGPGAIVAAAFIGPGTVTTCTLAGVNYKYTLLWALLFSTIATIILQEMSARIGIVANKGLGSTIRETFEENPTAKIVVIALVIAALGIGNSAFQSGNISGASMGLQVILGGSKQVWVVLIALIAGFLLWTSSYKLIEKVLVGIVIMMSIVFVATAVVISPNWGEVFRGIFVPTIPPGALIVTLGLIGTTVVPYNLYLHSSITAERWGSYKDKREAISESRADTMLSIGLGGIISMAIIITSSSMFSTGVQIKTAADMASQLEPLLGPWAKWFFAIGLFCAGISSAITAPMAAAYAITGVLGLKSDLKERHFRIIWLLVLLIGATVAFLGANPVQVIVFAQAVNGVLLPISAILLLVVINNQKIMKEFANTTVSNILGYFVVVVTVILGLRMFLTALKII; from the coding sequence ATGGAAGATCGAAAAACTTTGTGGCAAAAAATAGCCAGCATAGGACCGGGTGCCATTGTCGCTGCAGCATTTATAGGCCCGGGTACTGTAACCACCTGCACCCTGGCGGGCGTCAATTACAAATACACTCTGCTGTGGGCCTTACTGTTTTCAACCATAGCGACTATAATACTTCAGGAAATGTCGGCTCGCATCGGGATAGTAGCCAATAAGGGATTAGGAAGCACCATCAGAGAAACCTTTGAGGAAAACCCAACGGCCAAAATTGTCGTAATAGCTCTTGTGATCGCAGCCCTGGGAATTGGGAACTCCGCCTTCCAGAGCGGCAATATAAGTGGCGCCTCTATGGGATTGCAGGTGATTCTTGGAGGTTCAAAACAAGTCTGGGTAGTCCTCATCGCGCTGATAGCAGGATTCCTCCTCTGGACCAGCAGTTACAAGTTAATCGAAAAGGTATTGGTCGGTATAGTTATAATGATGAGCATTGTCTTCGTCGCCACAGCCGTAGTGATCTCTCCCAACTGGGGTGAGGTTTTTAGGGGAATCTTTGTTCCAACGATTCCACCAGGCGCCCTCATAGTAACCCTCGGACTCATAGGGACAACCGTTGTGCCGTATAACCTGTACCTTCATTCATCCATTACAGCCGAACGCTGGGGTAGTTACAAAGACAAGAGAGAAGCCATATCGGAATCAAGAGCCGATACCATGCTGTCTATAGGTCTGGGCGGAATTATATCCATGGCCATAATCATTACTTCCTCTTCCATGTTCAGCACCGGCGTACAAATTAAAACCGCCGCCGACATGGCGAGCCAGCTGGAGCCCCTGCTGGGGCCATGGGCAAAATGGTTTTTCGCAATAGGCCTGTTCTGCGCCGGGATTTCTTCGGCCATAACGGCACCCATGGCCGCCGCCTATGCTATAACTGGCGTCCTCGGGCTGAAAAGCGACCTAAAGGAAAGGCATTTTCGTATAATATGGCTGCTGGTATTACTAATTGGTGCCACGGTGGCCTTTTTGGGCGCCAACCCAGTACAGGTAATAGTTTTTGCCCAGGCGGTAAACGGCGTACTGCTTCCCATCTCGGCAATACTCTTGCTTGTGGTAATAAACAACCAAAAGATCATGAAAGAATTTGCAAACACCACCGTATCCAATATACTCGGGTATTTCGTCGTAGTCGTAACCGTAATTCTCGGGTTGAGGATGTTCCTGACAGCCCTAAAGATAATATAA